From Paenibacillus sp. V4I7, one genomic window encodes:
- a CDS encoding TetR/AcrR family transcriptional regulator, with protein sequence MARSKEFEINEVLDKAIQLFWTQGYEKTSMQELVDFMGIHRRSIYDTFGDKHALFMKALERYEAKQTQKMRFLVEKQKSVKELIREMFQLTLRNEGEPLGCLLVNSGVELGVLDPEVASLVEESYSKTEAFLTQLLQEGQQTGEIRANLEAKVMSRFLMNAWLGLRTLVKTTTDQQKLKDIVDTTLAVLD encoded by the coding sequence ATGGCAAGATCCAAAGAATTTGAAATTAATGAAGTATTGGATAAAGCAATACAACTGTTTTGGACACAAGGATATGAGAAAACTTCAATGCAGGAATTAGTTGATTTTATGGGCATTCATCGGAGAAGTATCTATGATACGTTTGGGGATAAGCATGCCTTGTTTATGAAAGCTCTCGAACGGTATGAAGCTAAGCAAACCCAAAAAATGAGATTTCTCGTTGAAAAGCAAAAGTCGGTCAAGGAATTAATCCGGGAAATGTTCCAATTGACATTGAGAAATGAAGGAGAGCCTCTGGGATGTTTACTTGTGAATTCGGGTGTGGAATTGGGCGTATTGGATCCGGAAGTTGCCTCCTTGGTTGAGGAAAGTTATTCCAAGACTGAAGCGTTTTTGACTCAACTTCTTCAGGAAGGGCAGCAAACCGGTGAAATCAGGGCTAACCTTGAAGCTAAAGTTATGTCTCGCTTTTTAATGAATGCCTGGTTGGGACTACGCACATTGGTTAAGACCACGACGGATCAACAAAAGCTAAAGGATATTGTTGATACGACGCTGGCTGTATTAGATTGA
- a CDS encoding helix-turn-helix domain-containing protein, with protein MHNLNQIEFAKLIGVSQGSLSDIESGKSKPSVETVVSIHLKFGCSLEWLLNGTESKKPLK; from the coding sequence ATACATAACCTTAATCAAATTGAATTTGCTAAGTTAATAGGAGTTTCCCAAGGGAGTTTAAGTGATATAGAGTCCGGAAAAAGTAAGCCTTCCGTAGAAACGGTCGTTTCTATTCATTTAAAATTCGGATGTTCACTTGAATGGTTGTTGAATGGAACTGAGAGTAAAAAGCCTTTGAAATAG
- a CDS encoding SDR family oxidoreductase, with product MKYTVITGASSGIGYETALAFAARGKNLILVARRLDKLEELKSTIQNNHPDVDVVIRTSDLSVTDQAYTLYNDLKEYQIETWINNAGLGEGSFVAEQKLQKVETMLRVNIESLTILSTLYVRDYADVEGTQLINVSSALGYIIAVGSVAYSASKYYVSAFTEGLAKELELKGAKTKAKILAPAITETEFVKKSIDIEDFDYKANLPKYHTAKQMASFMLDLFDSNEVVGIVDQNYDFNLRGPIYPIFEGL from the coding sequence ATGAAGTACACCGTGATCACAGGAGCAAGCTCCGGCATTGGATATGAGACAGCATTGGCGTTCGCTGCACGTGGCAAAAACTTGATTTTGGTAGCCAGAAGATTGGACAAATTAGAAGAGCTTAAATCGACGATCCAAAATAACCATCCTGACGTGGATGTTGTGATTCGTACAAGCGACCTGTCGGTTACGGATCAAGCCTATACACTGTATAACGATTTAAAGGAATATCAAATCGAGACATGGATTAATAATGCAGGGCTTGGTGAAGGCTCCTTCGTAGCCGAGCAGAAACTACAAAAAGTCGAAACCATGTTACGCGTTAACATCGAATCCTTGACCATCCTTTCAACACTATATGTGCGAGATTATGCTGACGTAGAAGGTACTCAGTTAATTAACGTGTCATCAGCACTCGGATATATCATTGCTGTCGGTAGTGTTGCTTACTCTGCATCTAAATATTATGTGAGTGCCTTCACAGAAGGGCTTGCAAAAGAACTCGAACTGAAAGGCGCGAAAACAAAGGCAAAAATTCTAGCACCAGCCATAACGGAAACGGAATTCGTGAAAAAATCAATCGATATCGAAGATTTTGATTACAAAGCCAACTTGCCTAAGTACCATACTGCCAAGCAAATGGCGAGCTTCATGCTGGATCTTTTTGATAGCAACGAAGTGGTAGGGATCGTAGACCAGAATTATGATTTCAATTTGAGAGGGCCAATCTATCCGATCTTTGAAGGGCTGTAA